GGTATCGAAGGGGCTGATGCCGCTGGCGGTGGGCAACTGGTGGGAGTACCGGACGGACGCGGCGGAGCCGGAGTCGACTTGCACTTTCCGCCGCAGTATTGTCGCGGTGCGGGAAATCAGGAACAACCGCTACTATCTGTTCGTGGACAGTATACGCGGCAGCGCTCCGGACACGGTGTTTTACCTGCGCAATGAACGCGGCACGGGGGTGATGCAGCTTCCCTATCCGGCGGACAGTTGCGCGAGGGAGGAGTTGCTGTTCCGGTACCCATATGCCCGCTCGGGCAACTACTACTGGTTCGATCAGGACTGCGTGCTGGTGCTATACAATTTCCCGGGCGGCCCGTGCGTCATCGGGGACAGCGTGCTGCGGACGATGATGTACCAGCGTTTCGAAGACGGCGACCGTCACCGGTCGGTGAGCTATGCGGTGAGTTCCGACAGTCTGGGGCTGATGTCGCAGACGGGAGACGGCCCCGGCGGGTACGGTTTCGACATTGTGACGTGCCATGTGAACCGTTAGGGAAATGCAGATGATGAGCGATAGCACGAGCGGCGACTCTTCCGTTGTCTTCTGGCGGGATGTGCTGTGGCAGCAGTCCGGCGCGGCGATTGACATGCTGGAAAATGCCATTGTCGCCTGTCCCGAATCCGTATGGAGCGACCGGTCTTTGCAGCCGGAGTTCTGGTATACGGTGTATCACACGTTGTTCTGGTTAGATTACTATCTGTCGTATCCGTCGAAGGATTTTGCGCCGCCTGCGCCGTTCAATCTGGACGAAATGGATCCGGCCGGGCTGCTGCCGGAGCGGGTGTATACCAAGGAAGAGATGCTCGGGTATCTGGAGCATGGCCGCCGCAAATGCCGCGAGACCATCACCGCGCTGACCGAAGAACAGGCGCGTGAGCGCCTTCCTTTTGGCAAGGCCCCGATGAGCCGCGCGGAATTGATGCTGTACCAACTGCGGCACCTTCAGCATCACGCGGGACAGCTTCACATGCATCTGCGGCAGAAGACGGATTCGGCGCCAAGGTGGGTCAGGCAGGCGAAGGGAAGCAAAGGATGAAGGAGGAAGGATGAAGGATGAGCGCGCACAGGAAGTGTGGGAGTTTGTTCAGGCCTTGAACCGGGCGTGGACGGTGGAGCGGGACGCGTCGAAGCTATCGGAGTTTTTCCACGAGCGGATGGTGGCGCTGACGCCGATGGACCATCTGCGCCGCGAGGGACGCGCGGCGTGTATTGAGGGCTGGCAGATGTTTGTGGATGTGGCCAAAATTCACGGATGGAAAGAGACAGATCCCAAGGTGGATTTGTTTGCGGACGGAAATTGTGCGATGGTGACTTACTACTATGAGATGGATGCGGAACTGGGCGGCCAGCGCATGATTTTGCCGGGCCGGGATATGCTGACGCTGATCAAAGAGGATGGCCGCTGGTGGGCGGTGGCGGATCAGTTCTCGCCGTACCCGGGGAAGCGGGGGTAAGGAGAGTAGTTTATTATTGGAACTGAACCTATATGGCAAGAGCAATGAGTGGCCGATCTCCATTAGACGGTGAATCTCCGATTTGCTCTAACTGCGTGACCAACGAGCATCTTCGGAAGTACATGGCAGACAAAGGAGCGCGCAGCAAGTGCGCGGTTTGCGGCAACAAAGGGATGACACTTACCGTTTCGGAAATCGCTAAACGGGCTGATGCGAATTATCGAATTCATTACAGACCGGGCGAGGAGGAGCCCTACTTAGACATTGATGCGGAGCACACCCGGTGGGTGCAGCAGGGTGAGGCCCCCGACGAAATTATGTCAGAAGAGATGGGTTCCGACATCGATATTGCCGAGGCTGTAGTAAAAGCGCTCAGCGATCGAGAGTGGCATGATATCGCGCAAGGTGGTCTTGCATATTACGCTACAGATACCTGCTATGAACTTGATCAAAACAGCCAGCACCCGCATCATAGCCTCTGGAGAAGATTTTGCGACTTGATCAAGTATGACAGAAGGTTCTTCGATGATGCGGCTGAGGATGCCCTCAAGCAAATTTTCGTTGGCTTGGAGCAGCTTGGTTGCGTCGTTCCTAAAGGGCACTATCTTCCGTTCCTCGAGCTTGAGGCAGGCACTCCCATCTATAGAGCACGTGAAGCTCGATCAGATCGTCAGGCGTTTGAATTCCTTGACGCTCCTGCCAAAGAACTTGGACCCCCACCACGTGCAATGCGACGTGCCGGGCGCCTTAACGCGGCCGGAATTCCTGTATTCTATGGTGCATTCAATGCCGAAACTTGTGTTGCCGAAATTCGCCCACATGTTGGGTGTTATGTTGTGGTCGGCAAATTCACAGCTACGAGGATCCTGCGCGTGATAGACTTGACGGCTGCAAGTGTTGAGCCTATCCCTCCCAATATTTTCGATCCGTGTTTTGCTGAACTGAATGACTGCTATCTGCGGCTAAAATTTCTCAACGTCTTCCACAGTCTTGTCACTCAGCCGATTCATCCTGACGAAGAACCCATCGAGTACGTGCCGACTCAGGTTGTAGCGGAGTTCCTCTCGAACAAGATGAATTTAGATGGTGTGATCTATACATCAGCGCAAGTTGAAGGGGAAGATCATTGCAATATTGCTCTATTCGCAGCAGATGGTATTGTGGAAGGCGTGAAATCCGAAAGTGCGGGTGAGACCACCAGCGTACTGGTTAACTGGATGACATCGTGCCCGCCAATACCGTTTCCGACTATCCGTGAACGCAAGCCATCTCTGCGCAATGACGGAGCTTTTACAAAGATGATTCAAATAAAGAGTGTTCGCTACGGCAGAAATGGGCGACTGGAGTAACACAATCACACAAGCTGTCAAATGAACCGAATTCTCATCACCGGGCATAAGGGGATGCTGGGACGCGAGCTGATGAAGGTCGCGGGGGCGCTGGGCAAGGACGCGCTGGGCGTGGATTTGCCGGAGTGCGACATCACCAGCCGCAAACAGGTGGAAGGCTGCATCCTCGATGCGCAGCCGGATCTGATTCTGCACGGCGCGGCCTTTACGGCGGTGGACCGCTGCGAAAGCGAGCCGGACATCGCGTATCTGGTGAACGCCACGGGGACGCAGAACGTGTGCCTGGCGGCACAGCGGCTGAATGTGCCCGTGATGCATATTTCCACGGACTACATTTTCGACGGCACCAAGGATGCAACGTACGATGAATGGGATGCGGCGAATCCGCAGAGTGTGTACGGCAAATCCAAGTACGCCGGCGAGTGGTTCGTGCGGGCGCTGTGCGCGAAGCACTTTATTGTGCGGGTGTCTTGGCTGTGCGGGCACGGGGGGGCGAACTTTGTAGAGACCATTCTGAAGCTGGCCGCAGAGCGCGACGAGCTGAAGGTGGTGAATGATCAGCACGGCAGCCCGACCTTTGTGAAGGACCTTGCGCCGGAACTGTTCCGGCTGATGGAAAACGGCGCCTACGGCACGTATCATATCACCAATCGGGGTGAAACCACCTGGTATGAGTTCGCCCGGAAGATCGTGGAACTGGGCGGCGGCAAGGCGCGGGTGCTGCCCTGCAGCACGGAAGAGTTTCCCCGGCCTGCGCCGCGACCGAAGAATTCGAGGATGTCGCCACGGCTGTATGAAAATGCGATTGGAAACCGGATGCCCTCGTGGGAAGAGGGGTTGAAGAGGTATTTGAGCGAAAGATAGGGCTCTCTGATGTGGCGGGCGGATCTTAGATCCGCCCCTCCGACGGGGCGGCTGTGCCGTCCCACACTGGCGCGATGCATCGCGCGGCTACCAAATCAAAATCGCACTTTGTGATTGGGGCTATGGAAAGTTTTCGCGACATACTGAAGGATAAGGTTGCCGTGGTCACCGGCGCTTCACGGGGCGTGGGGAAGGGGATTGCGTGTGTGCTGGGGGAGGCGGGGGCGACGGTGTCTGTGACGGGGCGGAGCACGCGGTCCAAGGGGTCGACAGAAAATCTCGCGGGGACGGTGGAGGATACGGCTGAGGAAGTGAGCAAGCGGGGGGGCGAGGGGATTCCGGTGCTGCTGGACCACACCAGGGATGCCGAGGTGGAAGCGTTTTTCGAGCGCGTGTTCAGCGAGCAGGGGAAGCTTGATCTGCTGGTGAACAACGCGTGGGGCGGCTATGAACGCTATGACAGCGGCGGGTTTCAGAGTCCCTTTTGGGAGCAACCTTTTGCCGACCGGTGGAACGGGATGTTTATCTCCGGGGTGCGGGCGCAT
This genomic stretch from bacterium harbors:
- the rfbD gene encoding dTDP-4-dehydrorhamnose reductase, with protein sequence MNRILITGHKGMLGRELMKVAGALGKDALGVDLPECDITSRKQVEGCILDAQPDLILHGAAFTAVDRCESEPDIAYLVNATGTQNVCLAAQRLNVPVMHISTDYIFDGTKDATYDEWDAANPQSVYGKSKYAGEWFVRALCAKHFIVRVSWLCGHGGANFVETILKLAAERDELKVVNDQHGSPTFVKDLAPELFRLMENGAYGTYHITNRGETTWYEFARKIVELGGGKARVLPCSTEEFPRPAPRPKNSRMSPRLYENAIGNRMPSWEEGLKRYLSER
- a CDS encoding nuclear transport factor 2 family protein translates to MKDERAQEVWEFVQALNRAWTVERDASKLSEFFHERMVALTPMDHLRREGRAACIEGWQMFVDVAKIHGWKETDPKVDLFADGNCAMVTYYYEMDAELGGQRMILPGRDMLTLIKEDGRWWAVADQFSPYPGKRG
- a CDS encoding RES domain-containing protein; the encoded protein is MADKGARSKCAVCGNKGMTLTVSEIAKRADANYRIHYRPGEEEPYLDIDAEHTRWVQQGEAPDEIMSEEMGSDIDIAEAVVKALSDREWHDIAQGGLAYYATDTCYELDQNSQHPHHSLWRRFCDLIKYDRRFFDDAAEDALKQIFVGLEQLGCVVPKGHYLPFLELEAGTPIYRAREARSDRQAFEFLDAPAKELGPPPRAMRRAGRLNAAGIPVFYGAFNAETCVAEIRPHVGCYVVVGKFTATRILRVIDLTAASVEPIPPNIFDPCFAELNDCYLRLKFLNVFHSLVTQPIHPDEEPIEYVPTQVVAEFLSNKMNLDGVIYTSAQVEGEDHCNIALFAADGIVEGVKSESAGETTSVLVNWMTSCPPIPFPTIRERKPSLRNDGAFTKMIQIKSVRYGRNGRLE
- a CDS encoding DinB family protein, which gives rise to MMSDSTSGDSSVVFWRDVLWQQSGAAIDMLENAIVACPESVWSDRSLQPEFWYTVYHTLFWLDYYLSYPSKDFAPPAPFNLDEMDPAGLLPERVYTKEEMLGYLEHGRRKCRETITALTEEQARERLPFGKAPMSRAELMLYQLRHLQHHAGQLHMHLRQKTDSAPRWVRQAKGSKG